CGGGTCCGCAACTCCGGCCTGCCGTACGCCCGTTACACCCTCGCGGCAGGCGCGCACCCGATCGGTGACTGGCCCAGCACGGTGTGGGCGCTGCTCCAGGCCGTCAATGTGCTGGGCGCCGCGGACGGACTGGTCGACGACGCGCAGCGCGTCGAGCTGGTCGAGGTGGCGCGCGGCTACTGGCGCTGGCTGACCGAGGCGACGTTCTTCAACCCGCAGGAGGCGGGCAACCAGGCGATCGGCTGCGTCGTGGGCGGGCTGATGCTGGCGAGCCATCTGCCCTCCCCGGAACGGGAGTCGGTCCGCGGGCGGGCCGTGGAGCTGTACGTCGACGAGATCCGCGCCCACCGGGTCCGTGACCGCGGCGCCCTGCTGCCCCCCGAGCACGGTGGCGCCTACGACAACAACTACGGCCCGATCTCGCTGTCCTTCCTCGCCCAGGCCCACCGGGTCAGCGGCGAGGACATCTTCGCGGAGGACGGGGACGCCCTCGCCCGCTACATCGACGCCCGCCTCACAGGCGGCGGCTTCGACAACGGCGGCCCCCGCTACAGCGAGCAGCACTCCGCGTTCGAGTCGGTCCTGGGCCTGCGCTATTTCGGCGCCCGGATCGGCTCCGACCTGGGCCGCTACCGGGGCGACAGCCGCTGGGCCCGGCACGCGGTGAAGGCGGACGGCGGGGTCGACGGGCACTTCGCGTGGATGCTGGTCTGGCAGATCGAGGACACGACGCGCTGGCACCGTACGCCGTCGGCCGCGCCCGCCCGTCACCAACTCCGGGCGGGAACCGTGTCGGTGGCCTTCGACAGCCACATGACGCCGTCGGTGATCGAGGCGGACGGCACGTACTGTCTGCCCGCCGCCGTCGACCGTCAGCACGGGTACGGTCCGGTCGTCGACGGCTTCGTGTTCTGCCGCCCGATGGGCGAGGTCCGGGTCCGTGACGTCCGTGCCGAGGGCTTGGTGGCCAAGCTGGTCACCAAGCCGGTCGTCGGCCGTGACCACGTCCTGCGGCACGTGCGGTCCCTGTACGTCACCGACGGCACGAGCCTGTGGGTGACGGTCGCCGTGGAACGCCTCCTCGGCAGGCCGTATCTGCTCGCCGGGATGCCGTACGCCGCGGACGACGGCGACCGGGTCCGCCGGACCGCCGAGGTCCAGGTCGCCTCCGTCGGTGAACTCCGGCTGACCCACCCGGAGTCGGAGGTCGCCGACCACTTCGACGCCCGTTCGGAGACCACTCAGCAGCAGGCCGCCTTCGCGCTGGCCGCCGACCCCCGCGGTTACGGCAACCCGGACGAGGGCTGGAGCCATCTGGTCTCCTCGACGGCCCTGGAGGCCGACCCGGTCCCGGACGCCCCCGAGGACCTGCATGTGTTCGCTGTGCGCTACGGCCCCGGCGGCACGTTCACGGTGACGGCCGAGCAGGGCGCCGAGGGCCTGACGGTCCGGACCGAGGCGTTCACCGCCGTGATCGGTGACATCGCGGGCGACGCCCTCGGCGAACCGGAGCTGGCGCTGCGCTCCTGAGCCCTTCCGGGGTTCCGCGTCCCAGTCGACGGCGACGTCCAACCCCGTGCGGTAGGTCCTACCGGAACATGGCGGCGTGCCGTCGCGCCCAGTCGGCGAACGTGCCCGGCGAACGGCCGGTGACGCGCTCGACGTCGGGGCTGACGCGCTGTTCGGCGGGGGTCGGGGCGCCCAGGATGTCGAGGGTGGTGTCCACCACGGGCTCGGGCATGAACCCCAGCATCTGCGCGCGGGCCTCGTCCCGGCTCCACTCGACGAACTTGACCGGCTCGCCCAGCGCCTCGCCGAGGGCCGCGGCCTGCTGTCGGGGAGTGACACGGGCGGGGCCGGTCAACTCGTAGACCTGTCCGGCGTGTTCGGCCGAGCGCAGCGTCACCGCGGCCACCGCCGCGATGTCGGCCGGGTCGACCGTGGGCAGTCCGACGTCCCCGAACGGCGCGGCCACGGTGCGCTGCGCGCGTACGGACCCGGCCCAGGCGAAGGCGTTGGAGTGGAAGCCGCCCGGGCGCAGCAACGTCCAGTCCAGGCCCGACTGCCGTACGGCCTCCTCGATGCCTTGCCCGATGCGTCCGTGCGAGTCGGACTCCGGGCGGGTCACGACCCCCTGCGACGACAGCAGGACGACCCGCTCCACCCCGCCGGCCTTGGCGACGTCCAAGAGGTGCGGGACGTCGAGCAGATGGGCGCTGGGACCCCCGTTCTGCAGGAACAGGGCGTCCGCGCCGTCGAACACGGGGCGCAGGCTCTCCGCGTCGACCAGGTCCGCCGGCCGGTGTCGTACGCCGTCCGGAACGTCGGCGGACGTGATCTGCCGGGATGTCGCGACTGCCTCGGCACCGGATTCCGCCAGCGCCCGAACGAGCTCCCGGCCGACGTTGCCCGTTGCCCCCGTCACCACGATCATGAACAACTCCCTTGTGAAACCGGCGTTGTTGCCGATGAAGGGACGCTAACAGCGTGGATATAGTAGGTACCTAGAGGAAAGTGGCTATCCCGGAGGGATGCGCATGAAGGTCGAGACGACCACCGACCCCGCAATCGCCTGTCCCATAAGCCCGGTCGTGGACATCGTGTTCAGCCGCTGGACCACGCCGATCCTGTGGAGCCTGCACGCACACGGACGGCAGCGCTTCGTCGAACTGGAGCGGCGCATCACGAAGATCACCCCGAAGGTCCTCACCCAGCGGCTGCGGCAGTTGGAGCGGGACGGGCTGGTCGTGCGCACGTACCACCCAGAGGTCCCGCCCAGGGTCGAGTACGAGATCAGCGAGCTGGGCCGCAGCCTCGCCCCGCTCTTCGCGCACCTCGCCGACTGGTCCGCCGACCACCTCGACGCCGTCGAGCGGGCCCGGCAGGACTACGACACCGCCTGACGGCCCTTGGGCGTCATGGCCGGCACGATCAGATCCGCCCGGTCCCGGGTCGCCGCCACCAGGTCGGCGTTGCGCTGGTCCGTGCGCTGCACCCAGGCCACGGCCTCCTCGTGTCCCTTGCCGAACTCCTCGTGCCGGGCGACCAGCCGCCGGATCCGCTCCTGTTCGTCCAGCTCGCAGAACCACACCTCGTCCAGCTGCTGCCGCACCCGCACCCAGGCGCCCGTGTCCAGCAGCAGGTAGTTGCCCTCGGTCACCACCAGGCGGGCCGTCGGCGGCACCGGCACGGCGCCCGCGATCGGCTGCTCCAGCACCCGCTCGAAGCCGGGCGCGTACACGATGGCACCGCCCTCCTCGTCCTCCGCGCGCAGCCGCCGCAGCAGCGCCGCGTATCCCGCCGCGTCGAAGGTGTCCGGCGCGCCCTTGCGGTCACGGAGTCCGAGCCGGTCCAGTTCCACGTCGGCGAGGTGGAAGCCGTCCATGGGGACGTGCGCCACCCATGGCTCCCCGCCCGCGTCGAGTTCCCGCACCAGGGTCTGGGCGAGTGTCGTCTTGCCCGAGCCGGGGCTGCCCGCGATGCCGAGGATCGCGCGCCGGTCGCCCCGCGCGAGGGCGCGGGCGCGGATGAGCAGGTCGTCGAATGTCAGCGGCACACCGCAGAGTGTGTCACCCACCGCCGCGCGGGGACCCAGGGCGACGAGGAGGATGGCTGGGGGAGGACACAGGAGGGAGCCGCCACCGTGCCCGACGACGCCGCACAGATCCGTGCCCTGATCACGAACTGGGCCGACGCCGTCCACCGGGGCGACCTCGACGGTGTCCTGGCCGACCACGCCGAGGACATCGTCATGTACGACGTCCCGCCGCCCCACCACGGCATCCACGGACTGGCCGCCTACGGTGCCGCCTGGCCACCCTTCTTCGCCTGGCAGGCCCAGGGCGCCTGCTTCGACATCGAGTCCCTCGACGTCACCGCAGGCTCCGAGGTCGCCTACGCCCACGCCCTCCTGCGCTGCGCGACCCCCGAGGAACTCGCCGAACACCCCGGTCTCCGCCTGCGCCTGACGTTCGGGCTGCGTAAACAGGACGGCCGCTGGCTCGTCGCCCACGAACACCACTCGTTCCCGCACGACTGACGCGACGGTTGCGCCGATAATCGGACGAAATATCGGGCACCTGGCCGAACATCGCGCTGCGCATCGACAGAACGCGGGTTAGTTTGTCCGTGTTTTCTCTATTTCCCCAACGCATGGTCTTGGGGTCTCACAAACCCTGCGACGCGTAGGGGTGAAGGGGTGGACGATGGTGCACGGCGCGAACGCGACGCTCGTGAGTGTGCGACGGCGCGACACGGCGACCGTGCCCGGTACGGTCCGGCACAGGCGCGGTGACCTTCTGCTCGCCGTGGTGGCCGGCGCGTTCGTCCTCGCCCAATTGGCCCTCGTACGCCCATGGATGGGCCTCGGCTGGGACGAGACCGTGTACGTCAGCCAGGTCAGTGCCCAGGCACCCCCCTCCTACTTCAGCGCACCACGCGCGCGGGGCATCTCGCTGCTGGTGTCGCCCATCGCCTCCTGGTCGACGTCCACCTCACTGCTGCGCGTCTACCTGGCCGTGCTGTCGGGCATCGGCCTCTATCTCGCCCTGCGCGTCTGGCGCGGGGTCTTTCCGGCCCGTGTCCTCGCCGGCGCCGGGGCGCTCTTCGCCTCCCTGTGGGTGACGGTCTACTACGGCCCCCAGGCCATGCCCAACTACTGGGTGGCGATCGGCGCGCTGGTCTGCGTCGGCTCCTTCCTGCGCGCCCCGGCCAACCTGTGGGGTGTCGCGGCGGGGGCCGCCCTCATGGCGCTCATGCGCCCCACCGACGCCGTATGGGTGACCCTGCCCCTGCTCGCCCTCACCGTGGCGCTGCGCCACTGGCGCCTGTTCGCCGCCCTCCTCGCGGGAGCCGCCCTCGGGGCCGCCCAGTGGGTGGTGGAGGCGTACCTCAGCTACGGCGGTCTGGAGCAGCGACTGCACGACGGCTCCCGCATCCAGGGCGGACTCGGCTGGAACCTCGCCGTCGACGACCAGATGCGCAGCCTCGTCGGGCGCACCCTGTGCCGGCCGTGCACCGGTTCGATGCCCAACCCCGCGATCACCCTGTGGTGGTACGCCCTTCCGCTGCTCGCCCTCCTCGGCCTCGTCGTCGCCGTCCGGGCCGGGCGCACCGCACGCACGCTCGTCACGCTGGCCTGCGCCGCGTCGGCGGCCTTCCCGTATCTGTTCCTGATCGGATACGCGGCCCCCCGCTTCCTCCTGCCCGCCTACGCGCTGCTGGCCATCCCGGTCGCCGACGGGCTGCTCCAGCTGGTCACCGCGCCGGGCGGCAAGTGGCGACCGGTGGCCACGACCCTGGTCGCGCTCGGGCTGGCCGGGCACCTGGCCGTGCAGTACGCGGTCCTGGACCGCACCGTCAGCCGCAGTACCGCCGACCGGCAGGCCTGGGCGCGCACCGCGGCCGACCTGAACCGCCTGGGCGTCCGGCCGCCCTGTCTGCTCACCGGAGAAGAGGCGCTCCCCATCGCCTACTACGCGGGGTGCTCCTCCGCGGCGGTCAGCGGCCCCAACGCCAACTCCACGGCGGCGGAGATCAAGGACACCGCCCGCCGGATCCCGGTCGCCCACCTCGTCCGGGCGCACCGCGGCCCGGCCGGGTACGCGCGCGACTGGACCGCGTACCGGATCGACGGGCTCGAGGTGCGGATCGGGCCCGCGGGGGAGGACGGCGGCCCATGACGTCCGAACCGGTCGTCGTCGCCCCGAGCCGAAGACGCGTCTACTGGCACAGCGCGCTCACCCTCGTCGTCCTGGTGGGTACGGTCTGCCTCGCCCAGCGGCACTGGCCGGTCCTCGAACGCGGGGCCGTGCGGCTCGCCGTCGCCGACCAGGGCTGGCTGCTGGTGGGCGGTACGGCCGCCGCCGCGACCTGGGGCTGCGCGGCGCTCGCCCAGCAGGGCGCGGTTCTCCGGCACCTGCCCCAAGGGCGGCTCGTGGCAGCGCAGTTCGCCGCCTCCGCCGCCAACCATCTGCTGCCCGCCGGGCTCGGCGCGGGCGCGGTCAACCTGCGTTTCCTCATGCGCTGCGGGCTGTCGGCCGGCCGCGCGGCGACCGCCCTCGCCGTCAAGGGCACAGCCGCCGCGGTGGTGCGGGTCGTCCTGGTCGTGGCGCTCGCACTGGCCTGCCCGGGTGTGCTGCGGTTCCCGCAGCTGTCCGGAGCGATCCTCGTCGCCCTCCTCGCCGCCGCGGTCTGCGTGGCCGGCGTGCTGGCGTGGCCGCGGTGCCGGCGCGCCCTGGCCGCCGTCGCCGCCGACATCCGGGCCGTGCACGCGAACCCGCCCCGGGCGGCCGCTCTGTGGGGCGGTTCGCTGGCCTTCGCCGCCCTGCACGCCCTCGTCCTGATCGCCGTCACACAGGCCGTCGCGCTCCCCCTGCCGCCGGCCCGGGTGGCGCTGCTGTATCTCGCCGCCAGCAGTGCCGCCGCCCTGCTGCCCACCCCCGGCGGCCTCGGCTCCCTCGACGCCGCCCTGGCCTTCGCCCTCACCACCGCGGGCGCCCCGGCCGCCGCGGCCGCCTCCGCCGTTCTCGGCTACCGGCTCCTGACCGTGTGGCTGCCGCTGGTGCCGGGCCTGGTGGTGCTCGGCGTGCTGGTGCGACGCAAGGCCCTGTGAGCACAACAGGTGCGTCCCGGGCGTGAGTGGTGATCCCGGGCGGGTGTTTCCCGTCCGTTCGCTTCTGGTAGGACTCGGATGTCGGACCGGGGACACGAGGGGGAGCGTCATGACGGAGAGCGAGCACGGCGGACGGCTGGGGGAGGAGTTCTTCACTCCGGGAAGCGCGTCCTTCACCGAGTTCCTCCGCTCCCACCGGCCCGCCCTGCTGCCCACCCGCAGACCCTTCCCCGACGGAGTGCGCGCCGCCCCCGACCGGTTCCCGCACGGCACCACCGTGCTGGCCCTCACCTACCGCGACGGCGTGCTGATCGCCGGCGACCGCAGGGCCACGATGGGCAACCTCATCGCCCAGCGCGACCTGGAGAAGGTGCATCCCGCCGACGACCACACCGCCGTCGCCTTCGCGGGCACCGTCGGTCTCGCCCTGGACATGGTGAAGCTGTACCAGGTCGAGCTCACGCACTTCGAGAAGATCGAGGGCGCGCCGATGTCCCTCAACGCCAAGGCCCGGCGCCTGGCGAACATGATCCGGCAGAACCTCGGCCAGGCCATGCAGGGCCTCGCCGTCGTCCCCCTCCTCACCGGCTACGACCACACGGCCGACGACGGCGAGCAGGGACGCATCTTCAGCTTCGACGTCGCCGGGGGCCTGTACGAGAAGCGGGACTTCCACGCCGAGGGCTCCGGCTCGCCGTACGCCCGCGGTGCGCTGAAGAAGCTGTTCCAGCGGGGCATGTCCCGGCGCGATGCCGCGCTCGCCGCCCTCCAGGCCCTGTGGGACGCGGCGGACGACGACTCCGCGACCGGCGGCCCCGACCTCAACCGGCGGATCTTCCCGATCGTCTCGGTCATCACCGAGGACGGCTTCGAGCGGCTGCCCGAATCGGAGACCGAGCAGCTCACCCGGGAGATGGTCGAGCAGCGCGGCAGCCGTCCGGACGGCCCGAACGCCACGGCCTGACGCCCCGCACCGGCCGCGACCGCGCTCGGAGCGAGCGCGTCAGGCGCGCAGCCCGACCTCCTTGCGCCACTTGGCGATCTGCTTGTCCGGCTCCCCGGTGTAGGACCAGGGAGTGCGGGTGGCCCGCCGCCCCAGCATCCGGAACAGCGGTCCCGCGACCTCCGTGAGGCCCGCGTGACAGGCCGCGTGCGTCAGGTAGTTGAGGTCACGCAGCTCGGCGGGGGCGACCGGGGCCTCGGGCCGGCCGGCGATCCAGCGCTGCCAGGTGCGGCGTACGTCGCTGACGGCACCGTCGTTGCTCCAGTGCTGGGCGAGCGCCACCGCGGACTGCCGGCCCTTGGCCGCGTCCAGCGCGAACCGGTACTCCTCGACCCGGGCGTACTGCACCAGCACCGGCAGCGCGCAGCCCGGCGGTGCCACTCCGGCCGCGTCGCGGGCGAAGTCGTACATCAGGCCGTGGGTGCCGTGCCAGCGGGCCGAGTAGTAGTGCAGCACCTGGAGGTGCCCCTCCACGCTGTAGGGGTCGCGCTGGTGCAACTCGTCCCACCAGCGCGCCAGTTCCTGCCTCCGGACGCCCGCCGGGTACAGCCGTGCCACGGAGATCAGGGAGATCCACGGGGTGGGGTCCTCCGGGTACGCGTCGGCGGCCTGGAGGCTCGCCATCACCGCGGTGTCGACGCGGTGCTGGTCGATCGGCACGCCGCGCCCCGCGGCGATCGCCAGGTTGAAGGCCCGGGCCGTCTCGGTCGCCGCCCGCAGCACCAGCGCGTCGGCGCTGTGCGGTTCGGCGGCCAGCCATGACTCCGCCGTCGAACTGCCCGCGCAGGCCTGGGCGAGCAGCCGGACCCGGTGGCCGCGGACCGGCCAGTCGGGTCCGGTCGCCCGTAGCAGTTCCCTCAGACCCTGCCAGCGTCCGATGACGATGTCCTGGCGGGCAGTGGTGAGGGGTACGTCCCCGCAGTCGGGGTCGAAGTCGGGAGCGAAGCGATCCCGCGTCATCGCCACATCCCTCAGAAGTCGGTGGAGAGACCCTCGTGGGCACGGGACTGCGCGGGCACGGCGCCGGCGGGGACATAGTCCGCCTCGATGGTGTGGGTGGCGTCGAGTGTGGCGGGCCGGTAGTAGTCGCTGCCCTTCCTCCAGTACCAGAGCATCGGGACCAGCCCGGCGGCGAGTCCGCCGACGCCGATCGTGACGGCGGCCCGGCTGAGCTCGCCCAGCGACTCGATGAAGATCCAGAACATGAACAGGGCGCCCAGCAGCGGCCACAGGCCGCCGAAGAAGAAGTTGGCGGCGGACTTCAGCAGCATCTTTCGATAGGCGACGACGGCCGCGAGGCCCGCCAGACCGTAGTAGACGGCGATCTGCAGACCGATCGCCGAGATCGCGTCGGAGAGGATGTCGCCCACCGAGCCGAGCGCGTTGGAGGCGATGAACATCACCAGCGCCACGGCGCCGACCACGACGATGGCGACCCAGGGCGTGTTCCACTCGCGGTGCACCCTGCCCAGCGCGGCCGGCATCGTACGGTCGCGGCCCATCGCGAACAGCGAGCGGGTGACCTGGATCAGCGTGGTCTCCAGCGTGGCGATGGTGGACAGCATCACCGCGACGATCAGCAGTTTGCCGCCCCAGCCCGGCCAGATCTCCTCGCCCAGCACCGCGAGCACGTTGGCCTCGTTCTCCCGGACCTGTGCCGAGGACAGCACGACGTTCACCGCGATGGTGAACACCTCGAACAGCAGGAAGACGATGCCGACCCCGATCAGGCCCGCGAGTCCGGTCGTACGGCGGCTGTTGCGGGTCTCCTCGCTGAGGTTGCTGGTCACGTCCCAGCCCCAGTAGTAGAACGCGGCGATCAGCGCGCCGGACGCGAAGCCGGCCATGCCGTCGAACTGGCCGAAGCCGAACCAGGACCAGTCGAAGGCGCGGGCGTTGTCCGTGTGCAGGAAGGCCAGGATCGCGAACAGGGCCAGTATCACGAGCTCGACGCCGGACATGAGGAGCTGGGCGCGGACGGTGAGCCGGGCGCCGCCGAGCACGACCAGCAGCATGGCCACGAACCAGGCGGCGCCGACGAGTGTGGACAGCGCGGTGTCGTCGGCGAGGCCCTCGTCGAACAGGGCGAGCGTCATCGAACCGGCCGGCAGTGAACCGGCGACCATGAAGATGGTCGCCGAGACCACGAGCGCCCAGCCGCTGAGAAAGCCCAGGAACGGGTGGAGAGTTCGCCCCACCCATGAGTAACTGGCGCCCGCGTTGACGTCGATGCGGCTGAGATAGCTGAACGCCAGCGCGATGCCCAGCATGGGGATCGCGCAATACAGGAGGGCGGCCGGGCTGGCGAGACCCACCGCGCCGACAAGGACGGCGGTGGTGGCGGCGATCGAGTAGGCCGGGGCGCTTCCCGCGACCGCCATCACCACCGTGTCGAACATGCCGAGGGCGTTGGCCTGCAACCCTCTGCCCCTGCTGTTGCTCATGCTGAAGCTGCTTTCCGTCGTGCACGACGCGAGGGCGACCAGGCCTCGACGGCGTAGGGGGGTGGGGGGTGGAACCCGCCGCGGACCGAGGAGGGATGGCCTCGGCCGGCGGCGGCACATGTGGGGGCGGCGGACACCGTTCAGCGTCGCGTCGGCAGACGGTCACACACCGTGTGTGCGAGTGATGATAGCCCTACCGGATCGCCTTTCAAGATTGACCGGAGG
Above is a window of Streptomyces sp. NBC_00490 DNA encoding:
- a CDS encoding nucleoside/nucleotide kinase family protein, producing the protein MPLTFDDLLIRARALARGDRRAILGIAGSPGSGKTTLAQTLVRELDAGGEPWVAHVPMDGFHLADVELDRLGLRDRKGAPDTFDAAGYAALLRRLRAEDEEGGAIVYAPGFERVLEQPIAGAVPVPPTARLVVTEGNYLLLDTGAWVRVRQQLDEVWFCELDEQERIRRLVARHEEFGKGHEEAVAWVQRTDQRNADLVAATRDRADLIVPAMTPKGRQAVS
- a CDS encoding lysylphosphatidylglycerol synthase domain-containing protein, producing the protein MTSEPVVVAPSRRRVYWHSALTLVVLVGTVCLAQRHWPVLERGAVRLAVADQGWLLVGGTAAAATWGCAALAQQGAVLRHLPQGRLVAAQFAASAANHLLPAGLGAGAVNLRFLMRCGLSAGRAATALAVKGTAAAVVRVVLVVALALACPGVLRFPQLSGAILVALLAAAVCVAGVLAWPRCRRALAAVAADIRAVHANPPRAAALWGGSLAFAALHALVLIAVTQAVALPLPPARVALLYLAASSAAALLPTPGGLGSLDAALAFALTTAGAPAAAAASAVLGYRLLTVWLPLVPGLVVLGVLVRRKAL
- the prcB gene encoding proteasome subunit beta is translated as MTESEHGGRLGEEFFTPGSASFTEFLRSHRPALLPTRRPFPDGVRAAPDRFPHGTTVLALTYRDGVLIAGDRRATMGNLIAQRDLEKVHPADDHTAVAFAGTVGLALDMVKLYQVELTHFEKIEGAPMSLNAKARRLANMIRQNLGQAMQGLAVVPLLTGYDHTADDGEQGRIFSFDVAGGLYEKRDFHAEGSGSPYARGALKKLFQRGMSRRDAALAALQALWDAADDDSATGGPDLNRRIFPIVSVITEDGFERLPESETEQLTREMVEQRGSRPDGPNATA
- a CDS encoding YybH family protein, yielding MPDDAAQIRALITNWADAVHRGDLDGVLADHAEDIVMYDVPPPHHGIHGLAAYGAAWPPFFAWQAQGACFDIESLDVTAGSEVAYAHALLRCATPEELAEHPGLRLRLTFGLRKQDGRWLVAHEHHSFPHD
- a CDS encoding NAD(P)H-binding protein, whose product is MIVVTGATGNVGRELVRALAESGAEAVATSRQITSADVPDGVRHRPADLVDAESLRPVFDGADALFLQNGGPSAHLLDVPHLLDVAKAGGVERVVLLSSQGVVTRPESDSHGRIGQGIEEAVRQSGLDWTLLRPGGFHSNAFAWAGSVRAQRTVAAPFGDVGLPTVDPADIAAVAAVTLRSAEHAGQVYELTGPARVTPRQQAAALGEALGEPVKFVEWSRDEARAQMLGFMPEPVVDTTLDILGAPTPAEQRVSPDVERVTGRSPGTFADWARRHAAMFR
- a CDS encoding winged helix-turn-helix transcriptional regulator, whose product is MKVETTTDPAIACPISPVVDIVFSRWTTPILWSLHAHGRQRFVELERRITKITPKVLTQRLRQLERDGLVVRTYHPEVPPRVEYEISELGRSLAPLFAHLADWSADHLDAVERARQDYDTA
- a CDS encoding APC family permease — translated: MSNSRGRGLQANALGMFDTVVMAVAGSAPAYSIAATTAVLVGAVGLASPAALLYCAIPMLGIALAFSYLSRIDVNAGASYSWVGRTLHPFLGFLSGWALVVSATIFMVAGSLPAGSMTLALFDEGLADDTALSTLVGAAWFVAMLLVVLGGARLTVRAQLLMSGVELVILALFAILAFLHTDNARAFDWSWFGFGQFDGMAGFASGALIAAFYYWGWDVTSNLSEETRNSRRTTGLAGLIGVGIVFLLFEVFTIAVNVVLSSAQVRENEANVLAVLGEEIWPGWGGKLLIVAVMLSTIATLETTLIQVTRSLFAMGRDRTMPAALGRVHREWNTPWVAIVVVGAVALVMFIASNALGSVGDILSDAISAIGLQIAVYYGLAGLAAVVAYRKMLLKSAANFFFGGLWPLLGALFMFWIFIESLGELSRAAVTIGVGGLAAGLVPMLWYWRKGSDYYRPATLDATHTIEADYVPAGAVPAQSRAHEGLSTDF